From the Nocardiopsis changdeensis genome, one window contains:
- a CDS encoding polyprenyl synthetase family protein — MSGAVPSGFLALPRVDSALAREVQDGLEKVEDVLRESVRASDPMLTEAASHLLEAGGKRFRAMLVLLAAHFGDPDMPDLVPAAAVVELTHVATLYHDDVMDEAELRRGKPSANQRWGNTIAILTGDYVFAKASEILADLGPEAVRLQAETFGRLVQGQILETSGPPEGVDPLDHYLRVIGDKTASLIASSAEFGGMFGKVDPVTTGTLTRACDALGMAFQLADDLIDVAAETRESGKVPGTDLREGVLTLPMFYALRSTDPADDRLKSLLGRPLDDTEAEEALGLLRAHPAMAEAEKTLRGWSDKARAELATLPQGPARDAFEALCDYVVERSG, encoded by the coding sequence GTGAGCGGTGCTGTCCCGAGCGGGTTTCTCGCTCTGCCGAGAGTCGACTCGGCCCTCGCCCGGGAGGTCCAGGACGGTCTCGAGAAGGTCGAGGACGTCCTGAGGGAGTCGGTGCGCGCGAGCGACCCGATGCTGACCGAGGCCGCCTCCCACCTGCTGGAGGCCGGGGGCAAGCGGTTCCGGGCGATGCTGGTGCTGCTGGCCGCGCACTTCGGCGACCCGGACATGCCCGACCTCGTCCCGGCGGCGGCCGTGGTCGAGCTGACCCACGTGGCGACGCTGTACCACGACGACGTCATGGACGAGGCGGAGCTGCGCCGCGGCAAGCCCAGCGCCAACCAGCGCTGGGGCAACACCATCGCCATCCTCACCGGCGACTACGTGTTCGCCAAGGCGTCGGAGATCCTCGCCGACCTGGGCCCGGAGGCCGTCCGCCTCCAGGCCGAGACGTTCGGCCGGCTGGTCCAGGGACAGATCCTGGAGACCTCCGGCCCGCCCGAGGGCGTCGACCCGCTCGACCACTACCTGCGGGTCATCGGGGACAAGACGGCCTCCCTCATCGCCTCCTCCGCCGAGTTCGGCGGCATGTTCGGCAAGGTCGACCCGGTGACCACCGGCACGCTCACCCGCGCCTGCGACGCGCTGGGGATGGCCTTCCAGCTCGCCGACGACCTCATCGACGTGGCCGCCGAGACCCGCGAGTCCGGCAAGGTCCCCGGCACGGACCTGCGCGAGGGCGTGCTGACCCTGCCGATGTTCTACGCGCTGCGCTCCACCGACCCGGCCGACGACCGGCTCAAGTCGCTGCTGGGCCGCCCGCTGGACGACACCGAGGCCGAGGAGGCCCTGGGCCTGCTGCGCGCCCACCCGGCGATGGCCGAGGCGGAGAAGACCCTGCGCGGCTGGTCCGACAAGGCCCGCGCCGAGCTGGCCACCCTGCCGCAGGGCCCGGCGCGCGACGCCTTCGAGGCCCTGTGCGACTACGTGGTGGAACGCTCCGGCTGA
- a CDS encoding FAD-dependent monooxygenase: MPGERILISGGGIAGPALAHWLHRYGFRPTVVERAPAVRTGGHRIQIEGVGVDALRRTGLLEEARELSGAPPGEIRFGHGGRRRVVIEGASLVSGEQGLVIRRGDLCEILYRATRDEAEYLFDDSVTGIRETGHGVTVSFRNRRPRDFDLVIGADGIHSDTRSLVFGPKERFRKYLGTNIALFELPDDLGLTDHVRGLVRPGRGMLLAPFPEAGTLECTVLTRDREPVADAEEHKRRLRERFVGDGEEVRRVLEAMERSDAVHVSPSVQIHMDSWTRGRVALVGDAGYCPDPMTGQGSTLALVGACVLAGGLARAGGDHRAAFPAYERAIRGFVDANLAMGGTNTAMTAPDTGEVGLRVRSWLFGAFARLVSLTGAPPGLKRAYDFPLADHVPA, translated from the coding sequence ATGCCGGGAGAACGCATCCTCATCTCGGGCGGCGGCATCGCCGGCCCGGCCCTCGCCCACTGGCTGCACCGCTACGGATTCCGGCCCACCGTCGTGGAGCGGGCGCCGGCCGTGCGCACCGGCGGCCACCGCATCCAGATCGAGGGCGTCGGCGTCGACGCGCTGCGCCGCACCGGGCTCCTGGAGGAGGCCCGCGAGCTCTCCGGCGCGCCGCCCGGGGAGATCCGCTTCGGCCACGGGGGGCGCCGCCGGGTGGTGATCGAGGGGGCCTCGCTGGTCTCCGGCGAACAGGGCCTGGTGATCCGCCGCGGCGACCTCTGCGAGATCCTGTACCGCGCCACCCGCGACGAGGCCGAGTACCTGTTCGACGACTCGGTCACCGGGATCCGCGAGACCGGCCACGGTGTCACCGTGAGCTTCCGGAACCGGCGGCCGCGGGACTTCGACCTCGTGATCGGGGCCGACGGGATCCACTCCGACACCCGCTCCCTCGTCTTCGGGCCCAAGGAGCGCTTCCGGAAGTACCTGGGGACCAACATCGCCCTCTTCGAGCTCCCCGACGACCTCGGGCTCACCGACCACGTGCGCGGCCTGGTCCGCCCCGGGCGCGGGATGCTCCTCGCGCCCTTCCCCGAGGCGGGCACCCTGGAGTGCACGGTCCTCACCCGCGACCGGGAACCGGTGGCCGACGCGGAGGAGCACAAGCGGCGGCTCCGCGAGCGCTTCGTGGGGGACGGCGAGGAGGTGCGGCGCGTGCTGGAGGCCATGGAGCGCTCCGACGCCGTCCACGTGTCCCCCTCCGTCCAGATCCACATGGACTCCTGGACCCGCGGCCGGGTGGCCCTGGTGGGGGACGCCGGCTACTGCCCCGACCCGATGACCGGCCAGGGGAGCACCCTGGCCCTGGTCGGCGCCTGCGTCCTGGCCGGCGGGCTCGCCCGGGCGGGAGGCGACCACCGGGCCGCCTTCCCCGCCTACGAACGGGCGATACGCGGCTTCGTCGACGCCAACCTCGCGATGGGAGGCACGAACACCGCCATGACCGCTCCGGACACCGGCGAGGTGGGCCTGCGGGTCCGGTCCTGGCTGTTCGGGGCGTTCGCCCGGCTGGTCTCGCTGACGGGGGCGCCGCCGGGGCTGAAGCGCGCCTACGACTTCCCGCTGGCCGACCACGTCCCGGCCTGA
- a CDS encoding DUF4333 domain-containing protein — MQQIRGGRVIAGAVLGALPLLLATGCSFSIGGPAAVDAEQVAERSSEMLAEEVGQTPDDFTCADDLPAEVGAEIRCELTSGGDTLGVTVTVTSVEGGDVNWDVVVDEAATEEGAAGDTEAGTEPAAGDGNSATAVDGTVPADQVAQKSSEALAAAVGQTPDGFSCLEGLPAQVGAEIRCNLVDGGTNYGVTVTATAVEGDNVSWDVVVDDQPL, encoded by the coding sequence ATGCAGCAGATCAGAGGCGGCAGGGTCATCGCCGGAGCCGTCCTGGGAGCGCTTCCCCTCCTTCTGGCCACCGGCTGCTCGTTCAGCATCGGCGGCCCCGCCGCCGTCGACGCGGAGCAGGTCGCCGAGCGGTCGAGCGAGATGCTGGCCGAGGAGGTCGGCCAGACCCCCGACGACTTCACCTGCGCCGACGACCTCCCCGCGGAGGTCGGCGCCGAGATCCGCTGCGAGCTCACCAGCGGCGGCGACACCCTCGGTGTGACCGTCACGGTGACCTCGGTCGAGGGCGGCGACGTCAACTGGGACGTCGTGGTCGACGAGGCCGCGACCGAGGAGGGCGCCGCCGGCGACACCGAGGCCGGGACCGAGCCCGCGGCCGGGGACGGCAACAGCGCCACCGCGGTCGACGGCACCGTGCCCGCCGACCAGGTCGCCCAGAAGTCGTCCGAGGCGCTGGCGGCGGCGGTCGGGCAGACCCCCGACGGCTTCAGCTGCCTGGAGGGCCTCCCCGCGCAGGTCGGCGCCGAGATCCGCTGCAACCTGGTGGACGGCGGCACGAACTACGGCGTGACCGTCACGGCGACCGCCGTCGAGGGCGACAACGTCAGCTGGGACGTCGTGGTCGACGACCAGCCCCTGTGA
- the rarD gene encoding EamA family transporter RarD yields MPEFNRGVALGAGAFLLWGFAALYWPFLSAAQPAEILAHRMVWSLLAMCVFLMLARRGWKWLPGVVRSPRRLLPVAAAAVLISLNWWGFIYSVSTEQTLQASLAYFINPLMAVCLGVVLFSERLRAAQWTAVVLGLLAVVVMAVGYGVTPWLALLMASSFAAYGAVKKYVDLDGMQSLTVETLVMFLPALGYVLYLEFSGAGTVVSVSPAHTALLVGSGFVTALPLLMFGVAARRLPLSVIGMLQYIAPTIMFFIGWLVQGEEMPPARWAGFALVWLALCVFAFDQVRGARARSAQRRRAENPAVEPCD; encoded by the coding sequence GTGCCGGAATTCAACCGCGGCGTCGCCCTCGGGGCGGGCGCCTTCCTCCTCTGGGGTTTCGCAGCCCTGTACTGGCCCTTCCTCTCCGCCGCCCAGCCCGCAGAGATCCTCGCCCACCGCATGGTGTGGTCGCTGCTGGCGATGTGCGTGTTCCTGATGCTGGCCCGGCGCGGCTGGAAGTGGCTGCCCGGGGTGGTCCGCAGCCCGCGCCGGCTGCTGCCGGTGGCCGCCGCCGCGGTCCTCATCTCCCTCAACTGGTGGGGGTTCATCTACTCGGTGTCGACCGAGCAGACCCTCCAGGCTTCGCTGGCGTACTTCATCAACCCGCTGATGGCGGTGTGCCTGGGCGTGGTGCTGTTCTCCGAGCGGCTGCGCGCGGCACAGTGGACCGCGGTGGTCCTGGGCCTGCTCGCGGTCGTGGTGATGGCGGTCGGCTACGGCGTCACGCCGTGGCTGGCGCTGCTGATGGCCTCGTCGTTCGCCGCCTACGGCGCGGTGAAGAAGTACGTGGACCTGGACGGGATGCAGAGCCTCACCGTGGAGACCCTGGTGATGTTCCTGCCCGCCCTGGGCTACGTGCTGTACCTGGAGTTCTCCGGGGCGGGGACGGTGGTCTCGGTGTCCCCCGCGCACACGGCGCTGCTGGTCGGCAGCGGTTTCGTGACGGCGCTGCCGCTGCTGATGTTCGGGGTGGCGGCCCGGCGCCTGCCGCTGAGCGTGATCGGGATGCTCCAGTACATCGCGCCCACCATCATGTTCTTCATCGGCTGGCTGGTGCAGGGCGAGGAGATGCCGCCCGCCCGGTGGGCCGGGTTCGCGCTGGTGTGGCTGGCGCTGTGCGTGTTCGCGTTCGACCAGGTGCGCGGCGCGCGGGCGCGGTCGGCGCAGCGGCGGCGGGCGGAGAACCCGGCCGTCGAGCCCTGCGACTGA
- a CDS encoding phosphorothioated DNA-binding restriction endonuclease, protein MDWEERIGRIRQWRRDGVRAPHKPLLLLYALGHHQRHGDAPILYSAAEERLRLLLDEFAPPAKNGTTPAFPFRRLANDDGLWLLATDDGDDPGDSPGRLRRSGARGSLAPDFSRALEEDPGLRTRVARLLLDANFPTSLHEEVLALAGLSLAPGRWAAAGDRDPAFREAVLDAYGHRCAFCGYDGWMDGVPVGLEAAHVRWWSQAGPDTVDNGLALCSQHHLLLDRGVLGLTAELTLDVSPRFEARSDQARRTVTDLAGRDLLLPAASPPVAADHVRWHREQVFKHPVRAA, encoded by the coding sequence ATGGACTGGGAAGAGCGGATCGGCCGGATCAGGCAGTGGCGGCGCGACGGCGTGCGGGCGCCGCACAAACCCCTCCTGCTGCTGTACGCGCTGGGCCACCACCAGCGCCACGGCGACGCCCCCATCCTCTACAGCGCCGCCGAGGAGCGCCTCCGGCTGCTGCTGGACGAGTTCGCCCCACCGGCCAAGAACGGCACGACGCCGGCCTTCCCCTTCCGCCGCCTGGCCAACGACGACGGGCTGTGGCTGCTCGCCACGGACGACGGCGACGACCCCGGGGACAGCCCGGGCCGGCTGCGGCGCTCCGGAGCCCGGGGGAGCCTCGCCCCCGACTTCTCCCGCGCGCTGGAGGAGGACCCGGGGCTGCGCACCCGCGTCGCCCGCCTGCTGCTCGACGCGAACTTCCCGACCTCCCTGCACGAGGAGGTGCTGGCCCTGGCCGGGCTCTCCCTCGCCCCCGGGCGGTGGGCCGCGGCCGGCGACCGCGACCCCGCCTTCCGGGAGGCGGTGCTGGACGCCTACGGCCACCGGTGCGCGTTCTGCGGCTACGACGGGTGGATGGACGGCGTCCCGGTCGGCCTGGAGGCCGCCCACGTGCGCTGGTGGTCCCAGGCCGGGCCCGACACGGTGGACAACGGGCTGGCGCTGTGCTCCCAGCACCACCTGCTCCTGGACCGGGGCGTCCTCGGCCTCACCGCGGAGCTGACCCTGGACGTCTCCCCGCGCTTCGAGGCCCGCTCCGACCAGGCCCGGCGGACCGTCACCGACCTCGCCGGACGCGACCTGCTCCTGCCCGCGGCCTCCCCGCCGGTCGCCGCCGACCACGTGCGCTGGCACCGCGAGCAGGTCTTCAAGCACCCCGTCCGCGCCGCCTGA
- a CDS encoding tripartite tricarboxylate transporter permease, which translates to MTETLVGLGDGLVAALTPGNLMWAFLGVVLGTAVGVLPGLGSAMAVALLLPVTFQLDPTSAFILFAGVYYGGMFGGSTTSILLNTPGQASSIATTYEGHKMALTGRAAQALGTAVIGSFFASIVGTLIVAFFSPVMVAFALNFGPGEYFALTVFSFVAVAAVVSGSVLRGVTSLLIGLAIGVVGIDGQSGTPRFDFGSAVMLDGIDVVIVTVGLLALGEVLYVVARGRSAPNLGAIRTGRPWLSRRDWKRSWGPWLRGTALGSTFGPIPGSGAEIPTFVSLGVERKLAQRRAERRGDPEENEFGRGAIEGVAGPEAANNSSAAGTLVPLLGLGLPTSATAAIMLAAFQQYGLQPGPVLFERNADLVWTLLASLLIGSVMLLVINLPFAPLWAKLLKLPKPYLYAGITLFSVLAVYAINASVAHLVILLAVALLGLVMRSFGVPVAPALIGVVLGPIAETEFRRALAASSGDPSILVGSGISIGLYALVVIAALVPVIAGLRRRRAAAKAVPAEGGERESVS; encoded by the coding sequence ATGACGGAGACACTGGTCGGACTCGGGGACGGGCTCGTCGCGGCCCTGACCCCGGGCAACCTGATGTGGGCGTTCCTGGGCGTGGTGCTGGGCACCGCGGTGGGGGTGCTGCCTGGCCTGGGCTCGGCGATGGCGGTGGCGCTGCTGCTGCCGGTGACGTTCCAGCTCGACCCGACGAGCGCGTTCATCCTGTTCGCGGGCGTGTACTACGGCGGGATGTTCGGCGGGTCGACCACGTCGATCCTGCTCAACACCCCGGGGCAGGCGTCGTCGATCGCCACCACGTACGAGGGCCACAAGATGGCCCTGACGGGGCGGGCCGCGCAGGCCCTGGGCACCGCGGTGATCGGTTCGTTCTTCGCGAGCATCGTCGGCACGCTGATCGTGGCGTTCTTCTCGCCGGTGATGGTGGCGTTCGCGCTGAACTTCGGACCGGGCGAGTACTTCGCCCTGACGGTGTTCTCGTTCGTGGCGGTGGCCGCGGTCGTGTCCGGGTCGGTGCTGCGCGGGGTGACCTCGCTGCTCATCGGCCTGGCGATCGGCGTGGTGGGCATCGACGGCCAGAGCGGCACGCCGCGGTTCGACTTCGGGTCGGCCGTGATGCTCGACGGCATCGACGTCGTCATCGTGACCGTGGGGCTGCTGGCCCTGGGCGAGGTGCTGTACGTGGTGGCGCGCGGCAGGTCCGCGCCGAACCTGGGCGCGATCCGCACCGGGCGCCCGTGGCTGAGCCGGCGGGACTGGAAGCGGTCCTGGGGCCCGTGGCTGCGCGGGACCGCGCTGGGCAGCACCTTCGGCCCGATCCCCGGCAGCGGGGCCGAGATCCCGACGTTCGTGTCCCTGGGCGTGGAGCGCAAGCTCGCCCAGCGGCGGGCGGAGCGCAGGGGCGACCCGGAGGAGAACGAGTTCGGCCGGGGCGCCATCGAGGGCGTGGCCGGGCCGGAGGCCGCCAACAACTCCAGCGCGGCGGGCACGCTGGTGCCGCTGCTGGGGCTGGGGCTGCCGACGTCGGCGACGGCCGCGATCATGCTGGCGGCGTTCCAGCAGTACGGGCTCCAGCCGGGGCCGGTGCTGTTCGAGCGCAACGCGGACCTGGTGTGGACGCTGCTGGCGTCGCTGCTGATCGGCAGCGTGATGCTGCTCGTCATCAACCTGCCGTTCGCGCCGCTGTGGGCGAAGCTGCTGAAGCTGCCCAAGCCGTACCTGTACGCGGGGATCACGCTGTTCTCGGTGCTGGCGGTGTACGCGATCAACGCGTCGGTCGCCCACCTGGTGATCCTGCTGGCGGTGGCCCTGCTGGGGCTGGTGATGCGGTCCTTCGGGGTCCCGGTGGCACCGGCGCTGATCGGCGTGGTGCTGGGGCCGATCGCGGAGACGGAGTTCCGGCGGGCGCTGGCGGCGTCCTCGGGCGACCCGTCGATCCTGGTCGGCAGCGGGATCTCGATCGGGCTGTACGCGCTGGTGGTGATCGCCGCGCTCGTGCCGGTGATCGCGGGCCTGCGGCGCAGGCGGGCGGCGGCGAAGGCCGTGCCCGCGGAGGGCGGCGAGCGCGAGAGCGTGTCCTGA
- the nuoN gene encoding NADH-quinone oxidoreductase subunit NuoN: MIPQDLPVVTQEAPVLDWWLLAPLLTLFGAAMVAVLFEAFVPAARRRPLQIGLAALALLATFVLVVLQVGSLPDGQAGVTVGVGSLAVDRTVLFFQGTITVLALVSLLLIAERRDGRDAFAAQAAAVPGSEEERAHILAGSQHTEIYPLVLFAVLGMLMFPASNDFLTMFIALEVMSLPLYLMCGLARRRRLFSQEAAVKYFLLGAFSSAFFLFGAAMVYGYAGSVNFGEVRAAVEAGGAAIFADGNGEPLLLMGIGLVAVGLLFKVGAVPFHNWKPDVYQGAPTPVTALMASCTLVAAFGALLRVFFVPFGGRIGAWEPMLWIIAVLTMVVAAVIAVSQRDVKRLLAYSSVVHAGFILTAVVAGSTDGLAGAMFYLAAYGFTTLGAFAVVTLVRTADGGQELGDLDRWAGLGRRHPLLAGALSLFLLAFAGIPLTSGFIGKFAVFEAAVAAGATPLVIVGVLSSAVTAFFYVRIIVVMFFRDPEADGPTVVRAGAATGGVIAIGVAATLALGLYPGPVLDNLLPSPESGQDPVSVMVDQASTEGGRP, encoded by the coding sequence GTGATCCCCCAGGACCTCCCCGTCGTCACCCAGGAGGCACCGGTCCTCGACTGGTGGCTGCTGGCACCGCTGCTCACCCTGTTCGGCGCCGCGATGGTGGCCGTGCTGTTCGAGGCGTTCGTGCCCGCCGCGCGCCGCCGCCCGCTCCAGATCGGCCTGGCCGCGCTGGCCCTGCTGGCGACGTTCGTGCTCGTGGTGCTCCAGGTCGGGTCCCTGCCCGACGGGCAGGCCGGGGTGACCGTCGGCGTCGGCTCGCTGGCCGTCGACCGGACCGTGCTGTTCTTCCAGGGCACCATCACGGTGCTGGCGCTGGTGAGCCTGCTGCTCATCGCCGAGCGCCGCGACGGCCGGGACGCGTTCGCCGCCCAGGCGGCCGCGGTCCCCGGCAGCGAGGAGGAGCGGGCGCACATCCTGGCCGGGTCGCAGCACACCGAGATCTACCCGCTGGTGCTGTTCGCGGTGCTGGGGATGCTGATGTTCCCCGCCTCGAACGACTTCCTCACCATGTTCATCGCCCTGGAGGTGATGAGCCTCCCGCTGTACCTGATGTGCGGGCTCGCCCGCAGGCGCCGCCTGTTCTCCCAGGAGGCCGCGGTCAAGTACTTCCTGCTCGGGGCGTTCTCCTCGGCGTTCTTCCTGTTCGGCGCCGCCATGGTGTACGGCTACGCCGGGTCGGTGAACTTCGGCGAGGTGCGCGCGGCCGTCGAGGCCGGCGGGGCGGCGATCTTCGCGGACGGCAACGGCGAGCCGCTGCTGCTCATGGGGATCGGGCTGGTCGCCGTCGGCCTGCTGTTCAAGGTCGGCGCGGTGCCGTTCCACAACTGGAAGCCGGACGTGTACCAGGGGGCGCCCACCCCGGTCACGGCGCTGATGGCCTCCTGCACCCTGGTCGCCGCGTTCGGCGCCCTGCTGCGGGTGTTCTTCGTGCCCTTCGGCGGCCGGATCGGGGCCTGGGAGCCGATGCTGTGGATCATCGCGGTGCTCACCATGGTGGTCGCCGCGGTCATCGCCGTGTCCCAGCGGGACGTGAAGCGGCTGCTGGCCTACTCCTCGGTGGTGCACGCCGGGTTCATCCTCACCGCCGTGGTCGCCGGGAGCACCGACGGCCTGGCCGGGGCGATGTTCTACCTGGCCGCCTACGGGTTCACCACCCTGGGCGCGTTCGCCGTGGTCACCCTGGTCCGCACCGCCGACGGCGGGCAGGAGCTGGGCGACCTGGACCGGTGGGCGGGGCTGGGCCGCCGCCACCCGCTGCTGGCGGGGGCGCTGTCCCTGTTCCTGCTGGCCTTCGCGGGCATCCCGCTGACCAGCGGGTTCATCGGCAAGTTCGCGGTGTTCGAGGCCGCCGTCGCCGCCGGGGCCACCCCGCTGGTGATCGTCGGCGTGCTCAGCAGCGCCGTCACCGCGTTCTTCTACGTCCGGATCATCGTTGTGATGTTCTTCCGGGATCCGGAGGCCGACGGGCCCACCGTCGTGCGGGCCGGGGCCGCCACCGGCGGGGTCATCGCCATCGGTGTGGCCGCCACCCTGGCGCTCGGCCTGTACCCCGGGCCGGTGCTCGACAACCTGCTGCCCTCCCCGGAGAGCGGGCAGGACCCGGTCTCGGTGATGGTGGACCAGGCGTCCACCGAGGGCGGGCGGCCGTAG
- a CDS encoding FAD-dependent oxidoreductase, whose translation MGRSAHDGIMERLRPRLDFARFDRLRSYGTGHEVEAGDVLTRAGDFERDLIVLDEAYVEVVREASFGRPEEVFMTMGPGDFLGEVNLLGDQMAFVTVRVVAPGRIHRLSRERFRTMMAEEAELSDTVLEALLVRREFLREAVRPVDLIGRPDSSATLALRTYAARVRLPYEWHDADAPDGRRLLDAVGLAEGDLPAVVFAGRVTRDVTPGVLAGLIGKAYRPSCKDLDLVVVGAGPAGLAAALYGASEGLNTVVLDALGTGGQAASSSRIENYPGFPHGIAGEELTRLSAIQALKFGAAMYMPCRVDRLDTTGPDPVLYLADGSRIDTRAVVVASGARYRTLPLERWADFEEAGCIFYAATELEVRSCSRHPVTVVGGANSAGQAALYLAGRGSRVDLVVRGADLSAKMSEYLVARLHDHPEITVHTNTEVTGLRGDDRLAEVVLTDRRTGLGAPRPTSGLFCFIGADPATEWLDGVTRDRSGFVCTDTALVELGLGPVWEGLGRGPLPFETSAPSVFAVGDTRTGSIKRVAAAMGEGASAIASVHTALAERRRRDR comes from the coding sequence ATGGGTCGGTCTGCGCACGACGGGATCATGGAGAGGCTCCGGCCGCGGCTGGACTTCGCCCGGTTCGACCGGCTGCGCTCCTACGGAACCGGGCACGAGGTGGAGGCCGGCGACGTCCTCACCCGCGCCGGCGACTTCGAGCGCGACCTCATCGTCCTCGACGAGGCCTACGTCGAGGTGGTCCGCGAGGCCTCCTTCGGCCGCCCCGAGGAGGTCTTCATGACCATGGGGCCCGGCGACTTCCTCGGCGAGGTCAACCTGCTCGGCGACCAGATGGCCTTCGTGACGGTACGGGTCGTGGCACCGGGCCGGATCCACCGCCTGTCCAGGGAGCGGTTCCGCACGATGATGGCCGAGGAGGCGGAGCTCTCCGACACCGTCCTGGAGGCCCTGCTGGTCCGCCGGGAGTTCCTGCGCGAAGCGGTCCGCCCCGTCGACCTGATCGGCCGGCCCGACTCGTCGGCCACCCTGGCCCTGCGCACCTACGCCGCCCGGGTCCGGCTCCCCTACGAGTGGCACGACGCCGACGCGCCGGACGGCCGCAGGCTGCTCGACGCGGTGGGCCTGGCCGAGGGCGACCTGCCGGCCGTCGTGTTCGCCGGACGGGTGACCCGCGACGTCACCCCGGGGGTCCTGGCCGGACTCATCGGCAAGGCCTACCGGCCGAGCTGCAAGGACCTCGACCTCGTGGTGGTGGGGGCCGGGCCCGCCGGGCTGGCGGCCGCGCTCTACGGGGCGTCCGAGGGGCTGAACACCGTGGTCCTGGACGCCCTGGGCACCGGCGGGCAGGCCGCGTCCAGCTCCCGGATCGAGAACTACCCCGGCTTCCCGCACGGCATCGCGGGGGAGGAGCTGACCCGGCTGTCGGCGATCCAGGCGCTGAAGTTCGGCGCCGCGATGTACATGCCGTGCCGGGTGGACCGGCTGGACACCACCGGGCCCGACCCGGTGCTGTACCTGGCCGACGGCAGCCGTATCGACACCCGGGCGGTCGTGGTGGCCTCCGGCGCCCGCTACCGCACCCTGCCGCTGGAGCGCTGGGCGGACTTCGAGGAGGCGGGCTGCATCTTCTACGCCGCCACCGAACTGGAGGTGCGCTCGTGCTCCCGGCACCCGGTCACCGTGGTGGGCGGCGCGAACTCGGCGGGGCAGGCCGCCCTGTACCTGGCGGGCCGGGGCAGCCGCGTCGACCTCGTCGTCCGCGGCGCGGACCTGTCGGCCAAGATGTCGGAGTACCTGGTGGCGCGCCTGCACGACCACCCCGAGATCACCGTGCACACGAACACCGAGGTCACCGGGCTGAGGGGCGACGACAGGCTCGCGGAGGTCGTGCTCACGGACCGGCGCACCGGGCTCGGGGCACCCCGCCCGACCAGCGGCCTGTTCTGCTTCATCGGCGCCGACCCCGCGACCGAATGGCTGGACGGCGTCACCCGGGACCGCAGCGGGTTCGTGTGCACCGACACCGCCCTGGTCGAGTTGGGCCTGGGGCCCGTGTGGGAGGGGCTGGGGCGCGGACCGCTGCCGTTCGAGACCAGCGCCCCGTCGGTGTTCGCGGTCGGCGACACCCGCACCGGGTCGATCAAGCGCGTCGCGGCGGCGATGGGCGAGGGGGCCAGCGCGATCGCCTCGGTCCACACGGCCCTCGCGGAGCGGCGGCGCCGGGACCGGTGA
- a CDS encoding VOC family protein translates to MDLVTLVVDDYDSAIAFFTEALGFELTEDSPSLTNDGREKRWVVVRPPGAVTGLLLARADGERQSAAVGGQTGGRVGFFLRVDDFAASHARMERHGVRFVTEPRDEPYGRVAVFLDLAGNRWDLLGPPPA, encoded by the coding sequence ATGGACCTGGTCACCCTCGTAGTGGACGACTACGACTCCGCCATCGCCTTCTTCACAGAAGCCCTCGGCTTCGAACTGACCGAGGACTCCCCCTCCCTCACCAACGACGGCCGGGAGAAGCGCTGGGTGGTGGTCCGCCCGCCCGGAGCGGTCACCGGCCTCCTCCTCGCCCGTGCCGACGGCGAGCGCCAGAGCGCCGCCGTGGGCGGACAGACCGGGGGCCGGGTCGGCTTCTTCCTGAGGGTGGACGACTTCGCCGCCTCCCACGCCCGCATGGAGCGGCACGGGGTCCGGTTCGTCACCGAGCCCCGAGACGAGCCCTACGGCAGGGTCGCCGTCTTCCTCGACCTCGCGGGCAACCGCTGGGACCTCCTGGGGCCGCCCCCCGCCTGA